A section of the Paenibacillus yonginensis genome encodes:
- a CDS encoding class I SAM-dependent methyltransferase: MEEQQYQQNHKAWNTGTYAAWSQRFGTPEEAAAKLRSAPEKRLGKVLDYMGEVSGKKIINLMGSGGNKAVALALLGADVTVADFSEENKHYALELAAAAGVPLQYVVSDVLDLPEETLTGDYDIVFMEFGILHYFTDLVPLFEVVRVLLGEGGKLVLQDFHPVSTKLISSRGTTANIRKHKVDGDYFDSSLKETEISFFKFLPDDSKQPEVQKVMLRHWNLGEIVTAVASAGLYLRLLEELPNLSSDVFDKGIPKTFTLVAVKA; encoded by the coding sequence GTGGAGGAGCAGCAATATCAGCAGAATCATAAAGCCTGGAACACCGGTACTTACGCCGCCTGGTCACAGCGTTTCGGCACTCCGGAGGAGGCCGCAGCCAAGCTGCGCAGCGCGCCGGAGAAACGGCTGGGCAAGGTGCTGGATTACATGGGCGAGGTCTCCGGCAAAAAAATCATCAACCTGATGGGTTCAGGCGGCAATAAAGCCGTAGCCCTTGCCCTGCTCGGCGCAGACGTTACCGTCGCCGATTTCTCGGAGGAGAACAAACACTACGCTTTAGAGCTCGCTGCAGCTGCAGGCGTTCCCCTGCAATACGTTGTCTCTGATGTGCTTGACCTTCCGGAAGAAACGCTCACCGGCGACTATGACATCGTTTTTATGGAGTTTGGCATCCTGCATTATTTCACCGATCTGGTTCCGTTGTTTGAAGTCGTACGCGTTCTGCTGGGCGAAGGTGGCAAGCTGGTGCTACAGGACTTCCATCCCGTATCGACCAAACTGATCTCCTCCCGAGGGACAACAGCCAACATCCGCAAACATAAGGTGGACGGCGATTATTTTGATTCCTCTTTAAAGGAAACTGAAATTTCCTTCTTTAAATTCCTGCCGGACGACAGCAAACAGCCGGAGGTGCAAAAAGTGATGCTCCGCCACTGGAATCTCGGCGAAATCGTGACCGCTGTGGCTTCAGCCGGCCTGTATCTCCGCCTCCTGGAAGAACTTCCGAACCTGTCGTCCGACGTCTTCGACAAAGGCATTCCCAAGACATTTACACTGGTAGCGGTAAAAGCGTGA
- a CDS encoding phosphotransferase gives MIEPTIESVNVLFQEHQMNDEIVSFQRLSGTTSGLVLRLESKHGSKYILKFDNPNQIELVKQLIDTYKNSVLLPKVLLSAKDSSYFVYTFLDGTTHFNRGPKSNWMKILVVDLLNKYVEHNEINTWGRIEYPRETWKEFNEISIEETRMNLGNVLSIEDYNYVKLKARKLFYDDSKQGNKYLLHGDTGVHNFVYNDETLIGVIDPSPMVGPITYDFLYAFCSSPDDINSETLFAASDLLEHGNKERTRLIEETLIHLYCRIGLSVRHHPNDLTDYLQAWGYWKQLCKQIEEGIGII, from the coding sequence ATGATTGAACCAACTATCGAATCAGTAAATGTTCTATTTCAGGAACATCAAATGAATGATGAAATTGTAAGTTTTCAAAGACTATCAGGAACAACTTCTGGATTAGTTTTAAGATTGGAATCAAAGCACGGAAGTAAATACATCCTGAAATTTGATAATCCAAATCAAATTGAATTAGTTAAGCAACTGATTGATACCTATAAGAACTCAGTATTATTACCGAAAGTCCTTTTATCAGCCAAAGACAGTTCATATTTTGTTTATACATTCCTCGATGGAACAACTCATTTTAATCGTGGTCCCAAGAGTAATTGGATGAAAATCTTAGTTGTGGATTTACTCAACAAATACGTAGAACATAATGAAATAAATACATGGGGAAGAATAGAATACCCACGAGAGACATGGAAAGAATTTAATGAAATAAGTATTGAAGAAACAAGGATGAATCTAGGGAATGTATTATCAATTGAAGACTATAATTACGTTAAATTAAAAGCAAGAAAACTATTTTATGATGATTCAAAGCAAGGAAATAAATATTTGCTACACGGGGATACAGGTGTTCATAACTTTGTCTATAATGATGAAACATTAATTGGAGTAATTGATCCATCACCAATGGTGGGACCAATTACTTACGATTTTCTATATGCGTTTTGTTCTTCTCCTGATGATATTAATTCTGAAACATTGTTTGCAGCATCGGATTTACTTGAACATGGCAATAAGGAAAGAACTAGATTGATTGAAGAAACTCTGATCCATCTATATTGTCGAATAGGGCTCAGTGTACGTCATCATCCGAATGATTTGACCGATTATTTACAAGCCTGGGGATATTGGAAACAATTATGTAAGCAAATCGAAGAGGGCATTGGCATCATCTAA
- a CDS encoding HIT family protein yields the protein MEDCIYCNITQESNHEILLENDLCIYSLMKDQEIQGAGIIVPRSHKETVFDLSQEEWNATYLLLHEVKFYIDNKYKPDGYNVGWNCGSVGGQHIFHSHLHVIPRYSDEPYAGKGIRYLFKSEINKRNGNS from the coding sequence ATGGAAGATTGTATCTACTGCAATATTACTCAAGAAAGTAATCATGAAATTCTATTAGAAAATGATTTGTGTATTTACTCATTAATGAAAGATCAGGAAATACAAGGGGCTGGGATAATTGTGCCTCGAAGCCACAAGGAAACAGTATTTGATTTGAGCCAGGAAGAGTGGAATGCGACTTATCTGTTACTTCATGAGGTCAAATTCTATATAGACAATAAATATAAACCAGATGGATATAATGTGGGTTGGAACTGTGGGTCAGTAGGAGGACAACATATATTTCATTCTCATTTACACGTCATACCAAGATATTCGGATGAACCTTATGCAGGCAAAGGAATCCGATATCTATTTAAGAGTGAAATAAATAAAAGGAATGGAAACAGTTAG
- a CDS encoding DUF5677 domain-containing protein: protein MMFWKSPEVINEEQLKSTKDMVDKWLILIDKIRENLLQNSTILENNKDYANQRHIILSELSMAQFFTFSSISTLISNAHYSDAFTLLRVLYEGHLHLWNLWNCDDEEFQKYVALVVMHEWGVANEVLSIKDTILKEEYYSNERLNTLKQRYDEARLLFNCREGKIPKNYTTKTILKLAQEVDESEGGKPFRQLMHSRLYSSGSEYVHRSFYGLREGYAVVEHNGKHVLLPNPRRGIETCWWATSIELDTVIWQSIFLGVEDVTKIMKELRNEVRELAKEWLL, encoded by the coding sequence ATGATGTTCTGGAAATCCCCAGAAGTAATAAATGAAGAGCAATTAAAATCGACAAAAGATATGGTAGATAAGTGGCTAATATTAATTGACAAGATTAGGGAGAATCTTCTTCAAAACTCTACTATTCTTGAAAACAATAAAGACTATGCAAATCAAAGACATATAATATTGTCAGAGTTAAGTATGGCCCAATTTTTTACTTTCAGTTCAATATCAACATTAATTTCGAATGCACATTATTCGGATGCATTCACGTTGTTAAGAGTATTATACGAAGGACATTTACATTTATGGAATTTGTGGAATTGTGATGACGAAGAGTTTCAAAAATACGTAGCCTTAGTGGTAATGCATGAATGGGGAGTAGCCAACGAAGTTCTATCTATAAAAGATACTATACTTAAAGAAGAATACTACAGTAACGAGAGGTTAAATACCTTAAAACAACGTTATGATGAGGCAAGACTGTTATTCAATTGCAGGGAAGGCAAGATCCCAAAGAACTATACAACCAAGACGATATTAAAGCTAGCTCAAGAAGTTGATGAATCAGAAGGTGGTAAACCTTTTAGGCAATTAATGCATAGCAGGTTATACTCGTCTGGGTCGGAATATGTGCATCGCAGTTTCTATGGATTGCGAGAAGGATATGCAGTAGTAGAACACAATGGAAAACATGTATTGTTGCCAAATCCGCGTAGAGGGATAGAGACTTGTTGGTGGGCGACCTCCATAGAATTAGATACAGTAATATGGCAATCAATTTTTTTGGGAGTAGAGGATGTTACTAAGATAATGAAAGAACTTAGAAATGAAGTAAGAGAGTTAGCTAAAGAATGGTTGTTATGA
- a CDS encoding putative holin-like toxin — protein MEVKDAIQIMFLFGMFILALLTYIGNNNKRK, from the coding sequence ATGGAAGTTAAAGATGCAATTCAGATTATGTTCCTGTTTGGAATGTTTATCCTTGCACTTTTAACATACATCGGGAATAACAACAAGAGAAAGTAA
- a CDS encoding RNA-directed DNA polymerase codes for MQTERFSKLRKSELAKIFEKKDIVEIWRKIVKNQLRSIDLKDLFDHYDFNYNIDERATSIRNDILSGNYKVSQALTYRIEKKFGVCRHLVTPQPSDALVFQVLVEKLSKEILINQPSENAFYSRDRHSISKPHTTDEYKFNWRQQWKNLQKKIYNFTEDKEFILVTDLSNYYDSIDIRELRKVFSSYSKINEVVIDLVFRIIEDISWKPDYLPYSSRGLPTTNIEGVRLLAHSFLFEIDEVIKQKTNNSFARWMDDITIGVDSRKQAIEIISAVSDMLKSRGLALNLSKTNIYNEKEGYYHFQIEENRYLDSIEKVKKTDSNYKEICKELHKKFKAHFKDQGAKYWDKVTKRYITAYGRLGSPKLLTELTKLYVEYPNLRENLLIYLQNLGYNKVTSSKVLEIVELIDIFDDISLYQLCYLLTQWEIPTNDEARKFLRGFEEHITKFSFERKIPSDFYCLLWFKTKYNHPEELLKFVVKYKNLWQTDTFLRRQVTATISRLLITNSKISEELLSSQISSGVPNTVTLASQIMMFNDLEKLDNKLIFYLFPKSTQRPYPLSKFLVLCSVLNSEKIRNDKVVKEKIKAHIKDPYYLERFAVI; via the coding sequence ATGCAGACAGAACGTTTTAGTAAATTAAGAAAATCAGAACTCGCAAAAATATTTGAAAAAAAAGATATAGTAGAGATTTGGAGGAAAATTGTAAAAAATCAACTTCGAAGTATTGATCTTAAAGATCTTTTTGATCATTATGATTTCAATTACAATATTGATGAAAGAGCTACATCTATACGCAATGATATCTTAAGTGGAAACTATAAAGTATCTCAAGCACTTACCTATAGAATTGAAAAGAAGTTTGGTGTTTGCAGACATCTAGTTACTCCGCAACCTTCTGATGCATTAGTTTTTCAAGTGTTAGTTGAAAAACTATCAAAAGAAATATTAATTAATCAACCCTCCGAGAATGCCTTTTATTCAAGAGACAGACATAGTATCTCAAAACCACATACTACTGATGAGTATAAATTTAACTGGCGGCAGCAGTGGAAGAATTTACAAAAGAAAATTTATAATTTCACTGAGGACAAGGAATTCATCCTTGTCACAGATCTCTCAAATTACTACGACAGCATCGACATAAGGGAACTAAGAAAAGTATTTTCCAGTTACTCTAAGATAAATGAAGTAGTAATCGACCTTGTTTTTCGAATAATTGAAGATATCTCTTGGAAGCCAGATTATCTCCCTTATTCCTCAAGAGGATTACCTACCACCAATATTGAAGGTGTTAGGTTGCTTGCTCACTCTTTTTTATTTGAAATTGATGAAGTTATCAAACAGAAAACAAACAATAGCTTTGCACGTTGGATGGATGATATTACAATTGGTGTCGATTCACGTAAACAGGCTATAGAAATAATCAGCGCAGTATCTGACATGCTAAAAAGTAGAGGGCTAGCATTAAACCTTTCCAAGACAAATATTTATAATGAAAAAGAAGGGTATTATCATTTTCAAATTGAGGAAAATAGGTATCTTGATAGTATTGAAAAGGTTAAAAAAACCGACTCCAACTATAAAGAAATATGCAAAGAGCTTCATAAAAAATTTAAAGCTCATTTTAAAGACCAAGGAGCAAAATACTGGGATAAAGTCACTAAACGATATATAACTGCATACGGGCGGCTAGGATCCCCAAAATTACTAACAGAGTTAACCAAGCTATATGTTGAATATCCGAATTTAAGAGAGAATCTTCTAATATACTTGCAAAATTTAGGATATAACAAAGTTACTTCTTCGAAGGTTTTAGAGATAGTGGAATTAATTGATATTTTCGATGATATATCTTTGTATCAATTATGTTATTTGCTAACCCAATGGGAAATACCAACTAATGATGAGGCTCGGAAATTTTTAAGAGGATTTGAAGAGCATATTACTAAGTTTTCTTTTGAAAGAAAAATTCCTTCGGATTTTTATTGTTTGTTATGGTTTAAAACAAAATACAATCACCCAGAAGAATTGTTAAAATTTGTTGTTAAGTATAAGAATCTATGGCAAACGGATACCTTCTTACGTAGGCAAGTAACTGCAACCATATCTAGGTTACTAATAACCAATAGCAAAATTTCTGAAGAACTTTTATCAAGTCAGATTTCATCGGGTGTTCCCAATACAGTAACATTAGCGAGTCAGATAATGATGTTTAATGATTTAGAAAAGTTAGACAACAAACTCATATTTTATTTATTTCCAAAATCAACACAAAGGCCATATCCCCTCAGTAAGTTTCTTGTGTTGTGTTCGGTATTAAATTCGGAAAAAATTCGAAATGATAAAGTGGTTAAAGAAAAAATAAAAGCTCATATAAAGGATCCATATTATCTTGAGCGTTTTGCAGTAATCTGA
- a CDS encoding transposase, with product MYILQECLFSFEELLKIQPKERLPIFFSSLDLRPYAKELRSRSPRGAEGYCRQGILRALLAAPLEGISTFSGLHKRLDTDLRFRYQCGLPLDREAPSISTLSRVFSELTRKDLAKRLFEDLVTRCQQEGIIEGSNVAIDSAALRAYEKKQPKRKSEQTGNANWGAKIDSFGNKITWFGYKIHLAVDTKSELPIALEVTPAHVNDGEMAPGLIEKTASRTSTRFFILDAGYDQMKVYEAARNVKAQAIIPLNLRGEKEPPAGMTSNGTPCCSMGYAMTYWGVDGDMHKFRCPHATGKVDCPLGMAACSSSNYGMVVKVNAKDDLRRYSIPHRDTKRWKELYNERTSVERCNSRLKTYLTADAAHVRGIQKVTTHQYLNAIVLLASALAVSHHSKRAAA from the coding sequence TTGTATATTCTCCAAGAATGTCTGTTTTCCTTCGAAGAACTTTTAAAAATTCAACCCAAGGAGAGATTGCCGATCTTCTTCAGCTCTCTCGATCTGAGACCGTATGCCAAGGAACTGAGAAGCCGTTCACCCCGAGGCGCTGAGGGATACTGCAGACAAGGTATTCTACGAGCACTCTTGGCTGCGCCGCTTGAAGGAATAAGTACCTTTTCAGGGTTGCATAAGCGTTTGGATACGGATCTCCGGTTTCGTTATCAGTGTGGTCTTCCGCTGGATCGAGAAGCTCCTTCCATATCCACATTAAGCCGAGTTTTCTCAGAACTGACGAGAAAGGACTTGGCAAAACGGCTTTTTGAGGATTTGGTCACACGCTGTCAGCAGGAAGGTATCATAGAAGGCAGTAACGTCGCCATAGACAGCGCCGCTCTCCGCGCTTACGAGAAAAAGCAGCCCAAACGCAAAAGCGAGCAAACGGGTAATGCGAACTGGGGCGCAAAAATTGATTCCTTCGGCAATAAAATCACATGGTTTGGTTACAAAATTCATCTGGCGGTCGATACGAAAAGTGAATTGCCGATCGCCTTGGAAGTAACGCCGGCGCATGTCAATGATGGAGAAATGGCGCCGGGCCTGATCGAGAAAACAGCGTCCAGGACGAGCACACGATTTTTCATACTCGATGCGGGCTACGACCAAATGAAAGTTTATGAGGCCGCCCGCAACGTCAAGGCACAAGCCATCATTCCCCTTAATCTTCGGGGGGAGAAGGAACCGCCTGCTGGCATGACCTCGAACGGAACACCGTGCTGTTCCATGGGTTATGCGATGACATACTGGGGAGTTGACGGCGATATGCATAAATTTCGCTGCCCGCATGCCACGGGTAAAGTCGACTGTCCGCTTGGCATGGCTGCCTGCTCGTCTTCAAACTATGGAATGGTCGTCAAAGTAAATGCGAAGGATGATCTCCGGCGATACAGCATCCCTCATCGGGATACAAAGCGTTGGAAGGAACTTTACAATGAACGAACCAGCGTAGAACGCTGCAACTCCCGATTGAAAACCTATTTGACGGCAGACGCCGCACATGTCCGGGGCATTCAGAAAGTCACAACTCACCAGTATTTGAATGCCATTGTTCTGCTTGCATCTGCGCTCGCCGTTTCTCATCATTCAAAACGGGCTGCCGCTTAA
- a CDS encoding putative holin-like toxin: MEVKDALTIMFLFGTFILALLTYINSNNKRK; encoded by the coding sequence ATGGAGGTTAAAGATGCGTTGACAATAATGTTCCTTTTCGGAACGTTTATCCTTGCCCTCTTAACATACATTAATTCCAACAACAAGAGAAAGTAA
- a CDS encoding GNAT family N-acetyltransferase: MSGFIIKPLDEGTWDDFARLVEKNNGVWGGCWCMAFHEEGVGRNKSASQNRAEKECRVREGRAHATLVYDGPDVVGWCQFGTSDELPRIKHKREYLKGLTEAPCWRITCLFVDRNYRGRGVASAALEGALNEIARLGGGTVESYPEDAEGRTVSGSFLYNGTTTLFERQGFHRTRRLGKNHWVMSKMIDYSLFTNDN, translated from the coding sequence ATGTCTGGATTTATAATAAAACCTCTTGATGAAGGTACATGGGATGATTTTGCCCGGCTGGTAGAGAAGAATAATGGGGTGTGGGGCGGCTGTTGGTGTATGGCGTTCCATGAGGAGGGAGTCGGACGCAATAAATCTGCTTCTCAAAATCGTGCTGAGAAAGAATGCCGGGTCCGGGAAGGACGAGCTCATGCTACTTTGGTTTACGATGGACCGGACGTGGTGGGCTGGTGTCAGTTTGGGACTTCCGACGAGCTTCCGAGAATTAAACATAAGCGGGAGTATCTTAAAGGTCTTACCGAAGCACCGTGTTGGAGAATTACCTGTCTCTTTGTAGATCGAAATTATAGAGGACGCGGCGTAGCTTCAGCTGCCCTGGAGGGTGCTTTGAACGAAATAGCCAGGCTCGGAGGCGGGACGGTTGAAAGCTATCCGGAGGACGCCGAAGGCCGAACGGTTTCAGGGTCTTTTCTATACAACGGAACAACAACGTTATTCGAACGTCAAGGATTCCATCGGACGCGGCGTCTCGGGAAAAATCATTGGGTCATGAGCAAAATGATAGATTATAGCCTTTTTACGAATGATAATTGA
- the ltrA gene encoding group II intron reverse transcriptase/maturase, which produces MRSYEEQRQQNISPESLRQREAVKPPGYAGAPSSLSAQVAPSSREAKNNLLERMLEGDNLRLAYKRVVENGGAPGVDQVTVANLQAYLKTHWESAKAKLLAGTYRPAPVKRVEIPKPGGDVRLLGIPTVMDRFLQQALLQVMNPIFDTQFSWYSYGFRPGKSAHDAVKQAQRYIQSGLRWVVDLDLEKFFDRVNHDILMARVARKVEDKRVLTLIRAYLNAGVMVDGKLERSREGTPQGGPLSPLLANILLDDLDKELMERGLRFVRYADDCNIFVASKRAGERVMESVTRFVEGKLKLKVNREKSAVDRPWNRKFLGFSFLRDKKATICLAPQTISRFKEKVRELTSRTRSMSMENRIMQLNRYLIGWIGYFRIASAKSHCERFDQWIRRRLRMCLWKQWKRVGTRIRELRNLGVPEWACFAMGNSRRGAWEMSRNTNNALPTSYWEAKGLKSLLSRYLELC; this is translated from the coding sequence ATGCGTTCGTACGAAGAGCAACGACAGCAGAATATCTCGCCAGAGAGCTTGCGGCAAAGAGAAGCGGTGAAGCCGCCAGGGTATGCCGGAGCGCCGAGTTCTTTGTCGGCACAAGTCGCCCCTTCCTCTCGCGAAGCAAAGAACAACTTGCTGGAGCGAATGCTCGAAGGAGATAACCTTCGGCTCGCCTATAAACGAGTGGTAGAGAACGGAGGAGCGCCCGGTGTGGACCAAGTAACGGTAGCGAATCTACAAGCTTACTTGAAAACACACTGGGAATCGGCGAAAGCTAAACTTCTAGCAGGTACCTACAGACCTGCGCCAGTCAAACGGGTGGAAATCCCCAAACCCGGAGGCGATGTACGGCTGTTAGGCATCCCGACCGTGATGGACCGCTTTCTCCAGCAAGCCCTTTTACAAGTCATGAACCCGATCTTTGACACGCAATTCTCGTGGTATAGCTATGGCTTTCGACCGGGAAAGAGTGCCCACGACGCCGTGAAACAAGCCCAAAGATATATCCAAAGCGGCCTGAGATGGGTCGTGGATCTCGATCTGGAGAAATTCTTTGACCGGGTAAACCACGACATACTGATGGCAAGAGTGGCGCGGAAAGTGGAGGACAAAAGAGTGCTGACACTGATCCGTGCCTACCTGAACGCTGGAGTGATGGTAGATGGAAAGCTGGAGCGCAGCCGAGAAGGAACGCCGCAGGGTGGGCCCCTGAGTCCGCTTTTAGCGAACATATTGCTGGATGACTTGGACAAGGAGCTAATGGAACGAGGACTGCGATTTGTCCGCTATGCGGACGACTGCAACATCTTCGTCGCCAGCAAACGTGCGGGCGAACGCGTCATGGAGTCGGTAACACGCTTTGTAGAAGGAAAGCTGAAACTGAAAGTGAATCGAGAGAAAAGTGCGGTAGACCGCCCGTGGAACCGAAAGTTCCTCGGCTTTAGTTTCCTGAGGGACAAGAAAGCGACAATTTGTTTAGCCCCACAAACCATCTCGCGATTCAAGGAGAAGGTACGGGAGCTGACGAGCCGAACGCGGTCGATGTCCATGGAAAACAGGATTATGCAATTAAACCGCTACCTCATCGGCTGGATTGGATATTTCCGAATCGCATCGGCGAAGAGCCACTGTGAAAGATTCGACCAATGGATTCGCAGGAGATTACGCATGTGCCTCTGGAAACAGTGGAAACGGGTGGGAACCCGAATCCGCGAACTGCGAAATCTAGGCGTTCCAGAGTGGGCTTGCTTTGCGATGGGCAACTCTAGACGAGGTGCATGGGAAATGTCCCGAAACACAAACAACGCCCTTCCGACTTCCTACTGGGAAGCGAAAGGGCTGAAAAGTTTGCTTTCTCGTTATTTGGAGCTTTGTTAA
- a CDS encoding glycosyltransferase: MRKLKLLLITRDFSRHMERSFHYFYQELLPYADIALHFEDGDISVILKQLPFTPDFILLNDYRNTHCPRIEGLSRLSIPWGIIMHDLHFDVKGRKAFIQQNQVPVIFTMYRSAFIDRYPELVSKMRWLPHFAHAPIFHDYNQAKSIDLLLMGFVEQKYYPLRYQMLNHFQGRPGFVYHEHPGYLQFPCGTDAWIGENYAKEINRSRIFLSCDSILHYPLRKYFEVLACNTLLLAPCNEDLLALGFEPGKHFVSITEEDFREQADFYSARRNQAAVLKIARQGYEFVHKRHTSAIRAAEFIQMVRSMIRTGA, translated from the coding sequence ATGAGGAAGCTTAAATTGCTGTTGATTACGCGGGACTTCAGCCGGCATATGGAACGGAGCTTCCATTACTTTTATCAGGAGCTGCTGCCTTATGCAGATATTGCGCTTCATTTCGAGGACGGCGACATTTCAGTCATTCTCAAACAGCTGCCCTTTACGCCTGACTTTATCCTTCTTAACGATTATCGAAATACCCACTGCCCGAGAATAGAAGGCCTTTCTCGTCTGTCCATCCCCTGGGGCATTATCATGCATGACCTCCACTTTGATGTTAAAGGGCGCAAAGCCTTCATCCAGCAGAATCAAGTGCCTGTCATCTTCACGATGTACCGCAGCGCTTTTATTGACAGGTATCCTGAACTCGTTTCAAAAATGAGATGGCTGCCGCATTTCGCTCATGCTCCCATTTTTCATGATTACAATCAAGCAAAAAGCATTGACCTGCTGCTCATGGGATTCGTAGAACAAAAATATTATCCGCTGCGCTATCAGATGCTCAATCATTTCCAAGGCCGTCCGGGGTTTGTTTATCACGAGCACCCTGGTTATCTGCAATTCCCCTGCGGCACGGATGCCTGGATCGGCGAGAACTATGCCAAAGAAATCAACAGGAGCCGGATTTTCCTTTCATGTGACTCGATTCTTCATTATCCGCTGCGCAAATATTTTGAGGTGCTTGCCTGCAATACGCTGCTGCTCGCGCCCTGCAATGAAGACCTCTTGGCCTTGGGCTTTGAACCGGGAAAACATTTTGTTTCCATAACGGAAGAAGATTTCAGGGAGCAAGCCGATTTCTACAGTGCCCGGCGGAACCAGGCGGCGGTGCTGAAGATAGCGCGGCAAGGTTACGAATTTGTCCATAAACGGCATACTTCCGCTATTCGTGCGGCGGAGTTTATACAAATGGTGCGCTCGATGATCCGCACCGGAGCATAA
- a CDS encoding SDR family NAD(P)-dependent oxidoreductase, with the protein MFRNKTILITGGTGSWGRKLAEALLEEHPKELRILSRNEYAQVLMKRELHQDPRLRFVIGDIRDYEAVEEACHKVDYLFHLAALKHVDICEEQPSEALKTNVLGTENIIRASIKQRVKKVINVSTDKAVDPMNTYGLTKALGEKLMIRANLLTDRTRFVCVRGGNVLGTSGSVVPLFLDQIRKGKEVTITHHEMTRFFLTITEAIRLLVIVAKESVGGETFVMKMKACRIVDLAKVLMKLSGGKSLPFQEIGMRPGERLDELLISKNEVPYTRQFSEQYYMILPSSSVYGKYERYAHLNKVAFEEYHSNTELMDEEAIAELLREGGYKWEIV; encoded by the coding sequence ATGTTTCGTAACAAAACTATCCTGATTACAGGAGGAACGGGGTCGTGGGGGCGAAAGCTGGCGGAAGCCCTATTAGAAGAGCATCCCAAAGAGCTCAGAATCCTGTCCCGCAACGAATATGCGCAGGTTCTGATGAAGAGGGAACTTCATCAGGATCCTCGTCTGCGGTTCGTTATCGGAGACATACGAGATTATGAGGCCGTTGAAGAGGCGTGTCATAAAGTTGATTATCTGTTCCATTTAGCGGCGCTCAAGCATGTCGATATTTGTGAGGAACAGCCGAGCGAAGCGCTTAAGACAAATGTGCTTGGAACTGAAAATATCATTCGTGCGAGTATTAAGCAGCGGGTCAAGAAGGTCATTAATGTCTCTACGGACAAAGCCGTCGATCCTATGAACACATATGGTTTAACCAAGGCTCTTGGGGAGAAGTTAATGATCCGTGCTAATCTGCTTACTGACCGTACCCGGTTTGTTTGTGTGCGGGGAGGCAATGTGCTGGGAACGAGCGGCAGTGTTGTGCCGTTATTTTTGGATCAGATTCGTAAGGGCAAAGAAGTAACGATTACCCACCATGAAATGACCCGTTTCTTTCTTACCATTACAGAAGCGATCCGGCTGTTAGTGATTGTGGCCAAAGAATCAGTAGGTGGGGAGACCTTTGTCATGAAGATGAAGGCTTGCCGGATTGTCGATCTTGCCAAGGTTTTAATGAAGCTTTCGGGAGGCAAGTCATTGCCTTTCCAAGAGATCGGCATGCGCCCCGGAGAAAGACTGGATGAGCTGCTTATTTCCAAAAACGAAGTGCCTTATACCCGCCAGTTCTCCGAACAATATTATATGATTCTTCCTTCTTCCAGCGTATATGGCAAATATGAACGGTATGCCCATTTAAACAAGGTAGCTTTTGAAGAGTATCACTCCAACACGGAATTAATGGATGAAGAAGCGATCGCAGAGTTATTAAGAGAGGGGGGATATAAGTGGGAAATCGTCTAA